The following coding sequences lie in one Streptomyces venezuelae genomic window:
- a CDS encoding bifunctional DNA primase/polymerase has product MSSTCSTSLHTVPSRANGAPSPTGPAHDSCDDVTVEGAAWLASAETYPRSALTHWRSRPDAPAVLPCGTVFDVVSVPAVFGRRMLDRLWEEGPGSGPVAAHRGRVLLFAAPGTAQRLPALLEWEEWGGGAEAPPVLCHGTGDAVTVPPLAAPGPGGRLESRWLVAPGTRHPWLPGPEVVLWACVRAARSAASSAVRISIFPGGDQSAKVYDVSRRR; this is encoded by the coding sequence ATGAGCAGTACATGCAGTACGTCCCTCCACACCGTCCCGTCCCGCGCCAACGGCGCCCCGTCCCCCACCGGGCCCGCCCACGACTCCTGCGACGACGTCACCGTCGAGGGCGCCGCCTGGCTCGCCTCCGCGGAAACGTATCCGCGCAGCGCACTCACCCACTGGCGCAGCCGACCCGACGCCCCGGCCGTCCTCCCCTGCGGCACCGTCTTCGACGTGGTCAGCGTCCCCGCCGTCTTCGGGCGGCGGATGCTCGACCGGTTATGGGAGGAGGGGCCGGGATCGGGCCCCGTCGCCGCGCACCGAGGCCGCGTCCTGCTCTTCGCCGCCCCCGGCACCGCACAGCGCCTGCCCGCCCTGCTGGAGTGGGAGGAGTGGGGCGGGGGCGCGGAGGCTCCTCCGGTGCTCTGTCACGGCACGGGCGACGCGGTGACCGTGCCGCCGCTCGCCGCCCCCGGACCCGGCGGCAGGCTGGAATCCCGGTGGCTCGTCGCCCCCGGCACCCGGCACCCCTGGCTCCCGGGGCCCGAGGTCGTCCTCTGGGCCTGCGTCCGCGCGGCCCGCTCCGCGGCATCGTCCGCCGTGCGCATATCGATTTTTCCTGGCGGCGATCAGAGTGCTAAGGTCTACGACGTCAGCAGGCGCCGCTAG
- a CDS encoding DUF3830 family protein → MAERFIEVSLAKRGVQCTAKLLDDRAPVTCAAVWEALPLGSDVYHAKYARNEIYALFPAFADREPPLENPTVTPIPGDLCYFSFSGTELGTQAYGYEAEADVKAGTTVVDLALFYERNNLLLNGDVGWVPGIVWGQIVEGLDRMAEACNDLWRAGAQGETLSFKRA, encoded by the coding sequence ATGGCAGAGCGATTCATCGAAGTCTCCCTCGCCAAGCGAGGGGTTCAGTGCACGGCGAAACTGCTCGACGACCGGGCTCCGGTGACCTGCGCGGCGGTGTGGGAGGCACTGCCGCTCGGCTCGGACGTCTACCACGCGAAGTACGCGCGCAACGAGATCTACGCCCTCTTCCCGGCTTTCGCGGACCGCGAGCCGCCCCTGGAGAACCCGACCGTCACGCCCATTCCGGGAGATCTCTGTTATTTCTCCTTCTCCGGTACGGAACTGGGCACCCAGGCGTACGGCTACGAGGCGGAGGCCGATGTGAAGGCGGGCACCACCGTCGTCGACCTCGCCCTCTTCTACGAACGGAACAACCTGCTCCTCAACGGTGACGTGGGGTGGGTGCCCGGCATCGTCTGGGGCCAGATCGTCGAGGGCCTCGACCGCATGGCCGAGGCCTGCAACGACCTGTGGCGCGCGGGCGCACAGGGCGAGACGCTGAGTTTCAAGCGCGCCTGA
- a CDS encoding amidase — MTELADLTAVQLVDGYRKGEFSPVDATRAALRRAEEGQPRVNAFVRIMADSALAQAEASAERWRRGAPQGLVDGVPVSVKDLLLLRGEPTLRGSLTVRPEGKWNEDAPSVARLREHGAVFIGRTTTPEFGWKGVTDGPQSGITRNPYDPSRASGGSSGGSAAAVALGAGPLSLGTDGGGSVRIPAAFCGIFALKPTYGRVPLYPASPFGTLAHVGPMTHDAADAALLMDVITGPDDRDWSQLGPVEGSFGAGLGGGVRGLRVAYSASLGGQVAVRPAVAAAVRRAVESLAAQGAYVEEADPDFSDPVEAFHTLWFSGAARVVQHLSPAQRELLDPGLREVCGQGARYSALDYLAAVDVRMALGRRMGRFHSTYDLLVTPTLPITAFEAGVEVPKGSGHRRWTGWTPFTYPFNLTQQPAATVPCGADEDGLPIGVQIVAARHADRVVLRAAHALYESGSASLTPPALG; from the coding sequence ATGACCGAGCTCGCGGATCTCACGGCTGTACAACTCGTCGACGGCTATCGCAAGGGCGAATTCAGTCCGGTCGACGCGACGCGGGCGGCCCTGCGCAGGGCGGAGGAGGGCCAGCCGCGGGTGAACGCCTTCGTGCGCATCATGGCGGACTCGGCGTTGGCGCAGGCCGAGGCCAGCGCGGAGCGGTGGCGGCGGGGCGCGCCGCAGGGGCTCGTGGACGGCGTCCCGGTCTCCGTGAAGGACCTGCTCCTGCTGCGCGGCGAGCCGACGCTGCGCGGGTCGCTGACCGTGCGGCCGGAGGGCAAGTGGAACGAGGACGCGCCCTCGGTGGCCCGGCTGCGCGAGCACGGCGCGGTGTTCATCGGCCGGACGACGACGCCGGAGTTCGGGTGGAAGGGCGTCACGGACGGTCCGCAGAGCGGGATCACCCGCAATCCGTACGATCCGTCCCGCGCATCGGGCGGCTCCAGCGGGGGCAGCGCGGCCGCCGTGGCGCTCGGCGCGGGGCCGCTGTCGCTCGGCACGGACGGCGGCGGCTCGGTGCGGATCCCCGCGGCGTTCTGCGGGATCTTCGCGCTGAAGCCGACGTACGGCAGGGTGCCGCTGTATCCGGCTAGCCCGTTCGGGACGCTCGCCCACGTCGGGCCGATGACCCACGACGCGGCGGACGCGGCACTGCTGATGGACGTGATCACGGGCCCCGACGACCGCGACTGGTCCCAGCTGGGGCCGGTCGAGGGCAGTTTCGGGGCGGGCCTCGGCGGAGGCGTGCGCGGCCTTCGCGTCGCCTACTCCGCGTCCCTCGGCGGGCAGGTCGCGGTGCGTCCCGCCGTCGCGGCGGCGGTGCGGCGCGCGGTGGAGTCGCTCGCGGCGCAGGGCGCGTACGTCGAGGAGGCCGACCCCGACTTCTCCGACCCGGTGGAGGCCTTCCACACCCTGTGGTTCAGCGGGGCGGCGCGCGTCGTGCAGCATCTGTCGCCCGCGCAGCGGGAGTTGCTCGACCCGGGGCTGCGGGAGGTCTGCGGGCAGGGCGCGCGGTACAGCGCGCTGGACTACCTCGCGGCCGTCGACGTCCGGATGGCACTCGGGCGCCGCATGGGCCGCTTCCACTCGACGTACGACCTGCTGGTCACGCCGACGCTGCCGATCACGGCGTTCGAGGCGGGCGTCGAGGTGCCGAAGGGGTCGGGGCACCGGCGCTGGACGGGGTGGACCCCGTTCACGTACCCGTTCAACCTCACGCAGCAGCCCGCGGCGACGGTGCCGTGCGGGGCGGATGAGGACGGGCTGCCCATCGGCGTGCAGATCGTCGCGGCGCGGCACGCGGATCGGGTGGTGCTCCGTGCTGCGCACGCGCTGTACGAGTCGGGCAGCGCCTCCCTGACACCACCCGCACTCGGTTGA
- a CDS encoding putative bifunctional diguanylate cyclase/phosphodiesterase, with translation MNGTSEGPASTVTAPDRTRTDVTERRRTDAPDPRDASDYRGAFAAAPLALAVVDAEGLVISANDALAALFGAAPGALTGSVAADLIDLASDARTWHAYREVLRGRQAKLRCTRRLKHPDGHSLWVQITVSPMPEPADRGTGGAVLLAASDISARRELQARLRHVQMHDPVTRLPNRNLFFERLATALEAGTYDDTSTGRIGLCYLDLDGFKAVNDTLGHRVGDRLLAAVAERLTRCADRAGYGRASAPLVARLGGDEFALLVEDSTGTDQLAELAETTLKAVQEPFDLSGQRLSVSASIGVVERRAAGTTTTGLMQAADTTLYWAKTDGKARWTLFDPERNAHRMTRQALSSSLRPAVERGEFVLEYQPLVGLDDEGLHGVEALVRWQHPQFGLLTPNRFIGLAEEDGSIVQLGRWVLRSSCLQARRWQLEHPEREPVFVSVNVAVRQVWDSDLVADVAEILAETGLPASLLQLELTESAVMGSAGRPLQALQALSDMGVRIAIDDFGTGYSNLAYLSRLPVSVLKLDGSFVRGFQYEEGEERTNHADEVIVEAMVQLAHRLGLTVTAECVETAAQATRLRRIGCDTGQGWLYSRPVAPDRISLLLEGAA, from the coding sequence GTGAACGGAACGTCCGAAGGGCCCGCCTCCACGGTCACAGCGCCCGACCGAACCCGTACCGACGTCACGGAGCGTCGCCGGACCGACGCGCCCGACCCCCGCGACGCGTCCGACTACCGCGGCGCCTTCGCGGCCGCGCCCCTGGCCCTCGCGGTCGTCGACGCCGAGGGCCTCGTCATCAGCGCCAACGACGCACTGGCCGCCCTGTTCGGCGCGGCCCCCGGCGCGCTCACCGGGAGCGTCGCCGCCGACCTGATCGACCTGGCGTCCGACGCCCGCACCTGGCACGCGTACCGCGAGGTGCTGCGCGGCCGGCAGGCCAAACTGCGCTGCACGCGGCGCCTGAAGCACCCCGACGGGCACTCCCTGTGGGTGCAGATCACGGTCTCGCCGATGCCGGAGCCCGCCGACCGGGGCACGGGCGGAGCCGTCCTGCTCGCGGCGTCCGACATCAGCGCGCGCCGCGAACTGCAGGCGCGACTGCGCCACGTGCAGATGCACGACCCGGTGACGCGGCTGCCCAACCGGAACCTGTTCTTCGAGCGCCTCGCGACGGCGCTGGAGGCGGGGACGTACGACGACACGAGCACCGGCCGTATCGGACTCTGCTACCTCGACCTCGACGGGTTCAAGGCGGTCAACGACACCCTCGGCCACCGGGTCGGCGACCGGCTGCTCGCCGCCGTCGCCGAGCGGCTCACGCGCTGCGCGGACCGGGCCGGGTACGGCAGGGCGTCGGCGCCGCTGGTCGCGCGGCTCGGCGGCGACGAGTTCGCGCTGCTCGTCGAGGACTCGACCGGCACGGACCAGCTGGCCGAGCTCGCCGAGACGACGCTGAAGGCGGTGCAGGAACCGTTCGACCTGTCCGGGCAGCGGCTCTCCGTCTCCGCGTCCATCGGTGTCGTGGAGCGGCGCGCCGCGGGCACCACGACGACGGGCCTGATGCAGGCCGCCGACACGACGCTGTACTGGGCGAAGACCGACGGCAAGGCCCGCTGGACGCTGTTCGACCCCGAGCGCAACGCCCACCGGATGACCCGGCAGGCCCTGTCCAGCTCACTGCGGCCCGCGGTCGAACGCGGCGAGTTCGTCCTGGAGTACCAGCCGCTGGTGGGGCTCGACGACGAGGGACTGCACGGCGTCGAGGCGCTCGTCCGGTGGCAGCACCCGCAGTTCGGTCTCCTGACGCCGAATCGGTTCATCGGACTGGCCGAGGAGGACGGTTCGATCGTGCAGCTGGGCCGCTGGGTGCTGCGGAGCTCCTGCCTCCAGGCCCGCCGCTGGCAGTTGGAGCACCCCGAGCGGGAACCGGTGTTCGTCAGCGTCAATGTGGCGGTGCGCCAGGTCTGGGACTCGGACCTGGTCGCGGACGTCGCGGAGATCCTCGCCGAGACCGGCCTCCCGGCCAGCCTCCTGCAGCTGGAGCTCACCGAGTCGGCCGTGATGGGCTCGGCGGGCCGCCCGCTCCAGGCGCTGCAGGCACTCAGCGACATGGGCGTGCGGATCGCCATCGACGACTTCGGCACCGGCTACTCGAACCTCGCCTACCTCAGCCGCCTCCCCGTCTCCGTCCTCAAGCTGGACGGTTCCTTCGTACGGGGGTTCCAGTACGAGGAGGGCGAGGAGCGCACCAACCACGCCGACGAGGTCATCGTCGAGGCGATGGTCCAGCTCGCCCACCGGCTCGGCCTCACGGTGACGGCCGAGTGCGTCGAGACGGCCGCCCAGGCGACCCGGCTGCGCCGCATCGGCTGCGACACGGGCCAGGGCTGGCTCTACTCCCGCCCGGTCGCGCCGGATCGTATCTCCCTCCTCCTGGAGGGGGCGGCCTGA
- a CDS encoding decarboxylase produces the protein MTALGFLYPGNSAEDDYPRMEQMLGSDIRLQVVHTDIGEDAHRVDALLEMGSAERLAAGVEELRLAGAEAVVWACTSGSFVFGWEGAHDQVRKLAMAAGLPASSTSFAFAHAAREVSATRVAVAATYPEDVAGHFSAFLKDGGVEVVAARGSGIITAAEVGTWGRDEVFALARAGDHPDADALLLPDTALHTAAYVRDLEAAVGKPVLTANQVTVWEALRLAERRVNAPALGALFTKEPLVQAPVTG, from the coding sequence GTGACGGCACTCGGATTTCTCTACCCGGGGAACTCGGCCGAGGACGACTACCCCCGCATGGAGCAGATGCTCGGCAGCGACATCCGGCTGCAGGTCGTCCACACGGACATCGGCGAGGACGCGCACCGCGTCGACGCGCTGCTCGAGATGGGCTCGGCCGAACGGCTCGCCGCGGGCGTCGAGGAGCTGCGGCTCGCCGGCGCGGAGGCGGTGGTGTGGGCGTGCACCAGCGGCAGCTTCGTCTTCGGCTGGGAGGGCGCGCACGACCAGGTCCGCAAGCTGGCCATGGCGGCCGGGCTGCCCGCTTCGTCGACGTCGTTCGCCTTCGCCCACGCCGCCCGCGAGGTGAGCGCCACGCGGGTCGCGGTCGCGGCGACGTATCCGGAGGACGTGGCCGGGCACTTCTCCGCCTTCCTGAAGGACGGCGGCGTGGAGGTCGTGGCGGCCAGGGGAAGCGGCATCATCACGGCGGCGGAGGTCGGCACGTGGGGGCGCGACGAGGTGTTCGCGCTGGCCCGCGCGGGCGACCACCCGGACGCCGATGCGCTGCTCCTGCCGGACACGGCGCTGCACACGGCGGCGTACGTCCGCGACCTGGAGGCGGCGGTCGGCAAGCCGGTCCTGACGGCGAACCAGGTCACCGTATGGGAGGCGCTGCGGCTGGCCGAGCGCAGGGTGAACGCGCCGGCGCTCGGTGCCCTGTTCACGAAGGAGCCGCTGGTCCAGGCGCCGGTCACGGGCTGA
- a CDS encoding AAA domain-containing protein, with product MPLAPPAGASFDPGAEAARATEAILHDTLHGTHRGVVVDSPPGAGKSTLVVRAARELAAAGHPLMVIAQTNAQVDDLVLRLAEKDPELPVGRLHSSDPDPYDKALDALANVRTSTKAGDLAGLDVVISTAAKWAHVKVDQLDGPWGHAIVDEAYQMRSDALLAVAGLFERALFVGDPGQLDPFSIVGAEQWAGLSYDPSASAVATLLAHNPDLPQHRLPVSWRLPASAAPLVSDAFYPYTPFRSGTGPGDRSLGFAVASDGSGPDRVIDEAAESGWGLLELPARNTPRTDPEAVRALAQVVRRLLDRGGAATSERDPDPTPLTADRIAVGTAHRDQAAAVRAALADLGVLDVTVDTANRLQGREYDVTVVLHPLSGRPDATAFHLETGRLCVLTSRHRHACIVVCRAGVTTLLDDHPSTEPVQLGVTVKFPDGWEANHAVLSRLAEHRVAWRPA from the coding sequence ATGCCGCTCGCCCCGCCCGCGGGCGCCTCCTTCGACCCCGGCGCCGAGGCCGCGCGCGCCACGGAGGCGATCCTCCACGACACGCTGCACGGCACGCACCGCGGCGTCGTGGTCGACTCGCCGCCCGGCGCGGGCAAGTCGACGCTCGTCGTCCGCGCGGCCCGTGAGCTGGCCGCGGCGGGCCACCCGCTGATGGTCATCGCGCAGACGAACGCGCAGGTCGACGACCTCGTCCTGCGGCTCGCCGAGAAGGACCCCGAGCTGCCGGTGGGCCGCCTGCACAGCAGCGACCCCGACCCCTACGACAAGGCGCTCGACGCCCTCGCGAACGTCCGCACGTCGACGAAGGCGGGTGACCTCGCCGGTCTGGACGTCGTCATCTCCACGGCCGCGAAGTGGGCGCACGTCAAGGTCGACCAGCTCGACGGGCCGTGGGGGCACGCGATCGTCGACGAGGCGTACCAGATGCGGTCGGACGCGCTGCTCGCCGTGGCAGGGCTGTTCGAACGGGCGCTGTTCGTGGGCGACCCGGGGCAGTTGGACCCGTTCTCGATCGTCGGCGCGGAGCAATGGGCGGGGCTCTCGTACGATCCGTCGGCCTCGGCGGTGGCGACGCTCCTCGCCCACAACCCCGACCTGCCGCAGCACCGCCTGCCGGTGTCCTGGCGGCTGCCTGCGTCGGCGGCGCCGCTGGTCTCCGACGCGTTCTACCCGTACACGCCGTTCCGCAGCGGCACGGGTCCGGGGGACCGCTCGCTGGGCTTCGCGGTCGCGTCGGACGGTTCGGGCCCCGACCGGGTGATCGACGAGGCGGCGGAGTCCGGCTGGGGCCTGCTCGAACTCCCGGCGCGCAACACGCCGCGCACGGATCCGGAGGCGGTACGGGCGCTGGCCCAGGTCGTCCGCCGCCTCCTGGACCGCGGCGGGGCGGCGACGTCGGAGCGCGACCCCGACCCCACCCCTCTCACCGCGGACCGGATCGCGGTCGGCACGGCCCACCGGGACCAGGCGGCGGCGGTCCGCGCGGCGTTGGCGGACCTGGGGGTCCTGGACGTCACCGTGGACACGGCGAACCGTTTGCAGGGCCGCGAGTACGACGTCACAGTCGTCCTCCACCCGCTCTCGGGCCGCCCCGACGCGACGGCGTTCCACCTGGAGACGGGCCGCCTCTGCGTCCTGACGTCCCGGCACCGGCACGCGTGCATCGTGGTCTGCCGCGCGGGCGTCACGACCCTCCTGGACGACCACCCGTCGACGGAACCGGTCCAACTGGGCGTCACGGTGAAATTCCCCGACGGCTGGGAAGCGAACCACGCGGTCCTGTCCCGCCTGGCGGAACACCGGGTGGCCTGGCGGCCTGCGTAG
- a CDS encoding D-2-hydroxyacid dehydrogenase, translating into MRNGVPSVSETTVLVLDAAPPTPPPRLGSLAGQARILHADESTLADQLPLADALLVWDFTSDAVRRAWPGEGPRPRWVHTASAGVDHLMCPELAASDTVVTNARGVFDQPIAEYVAALVLAMAKDLPRTLELQRERSWRHRETQRIAGTRACVIGSGPIGRAIARTLKGLGILTALVGRTARPGVHGTGELDRLMARADWVVCAAPLTDDTRGMFDARRFGFMQPSARFINIGRGPLVVEDDLVEALSKRWIAGAALDVFEDEPLPADSPLWTVPGLLVSPHMSGDTVGWRDALGAQFVELFRAWAADRPLTNVVDKERGYVPGH; encoded by the coding sequence TTGCGAAACGGTGTCCCGTCGGTTTCCGAAACGACCGTCCTCGTCCTTGACGCCGCGCCACCGACCCCGCCGCCGCGCCTCGGCAGCCTGGCCGGGCAGGCCCGGATCCTGCACGCCGACGAGTCCACGCTGGCCGACCAACTCCCCCTTGCGGACGCCCTGTTGGTGTGGGACTTCACCTCGGACGCGGTACGCCGCGCCTGGCCCGGTGAGGGTCCGCGGCCCCGCTGGGTGCACACCGCGAGCGCGGGCGTCGACCATCTGATGTGCCCCGAACTCGCCGCGTCCGACACCGTCGTGACGAACGCCCGCGGCGTCTTCGACCAGCCGATCGCCGAGTACGTGGCCGCGCTGGTCCTCGCCATGGCCAAGGACCTGCCGCGCACCCTGGAGCTGCAGCGCGAGCGCTCCTGGCGCCACCGCGAGACCCAGCGGATCGCGGGCACGCGCGCGTGCGTGATCGGTTCGGGACCCATCGGTCGGGCCATCGCGCGCACGCTGAAGGGGCTCGGCATCCTCACGGCCCTCGTGGGCCGCACCGCGCGGCCCGGGGTGCACGGCACGGGCGAGCTCGACCGGCTGATGGCCAGGGCCGACTGGGTGGTGTGCGCGGCGCCGCTCACGGACGACACGCGGGGCATGTTCGACGCGCGGCGGTTCGGCTTCATGCAGCCGTCGGCGCGGTTCATCAACATCGGGCGCGGGCCGCTCGTCGTCGAGGACGACCTGGTCGAGGCGTTGTCCAAGCGGTGGATCGCGGGCGCCGCCCTCGATGTGTTCGAGGACGAGCCGCTGCCCGCGGACAGCCCCCTGTGGACGGTGCCTGGCCTGCTCGTCTCCCCGCACATGAGCGGCGACACGGTCGGCTGGCGGGACGCGCTGGGCGCGCAGTTCGTCGAGCTGTTCCGGGCGTGGGCGGCGGACCGGCCGCTGACGAACGTCGTCGACAAGGAACGTGGGTATGTCCCAGGTCATTGA
- a CDS encoding M6 family metalloprotease domain-containing protein: MSRIPHPEVDVPRQLPPWGLTRGGENSRLRSTAALLTSLTALAATSLVAGPAIAEPTAGPCALRRTTAHHSEGLDTWNTAYPRPARTLNAVLVFLSFPDSPPRTTPDELTADHFPATSDFFERASYGRFALRPHPHRQWVEMPHDSLSYAIRRDWNPKRRAAYLREAVAAADPHVDFSRYDVVYFVADPDAPGVDSDATKVVNFDRPMRADGTDIRRIVTVFERHPPDRNVLAHETGHVFDLPDLYHRPTDGKGDWDTHVGDWDVMGSQFGLAPDLFGWHKWKLGWLEPRQVRCVGAGTERLTLEPLAAPLAPGALGGTRLAVVRTGRDTVLALEARGSVGNDRATCTEGVLVYEVRNGTASGGGPVEVVDAHPETEACWGDSVYPQLADAPVRAGESFTVPDHDVRVEVAGRTASGAWTVQVTTG, encoded by the coding sequence GTGTCCCGCATTCCGCACCCGGAGGTCGACGTGCCGCGTCAGCTCCCCCCTTGGGGACTCACCCGTGGAGGGGAGAACTCCCGCCTGCGCAGCACCGCCGCCCTCCTCACCTCGCTGACCGCCCTGGCCGCCACGTCCCTGGTCGCGGGACCCGCGATCGCCGAGCCCACGGCGGGACCGTGCGCCCTGCGCCGCACCACCGCACACCACTCCGAGGGCCTCGACACCTGGAACACCGCCTACCCGCGCCCGGCCAGGACCCTGAACGCGGTGCTGGTGTTCCTCTCCTTCCCCGACTCCCCGCCGCGGACGACCCCCGACGAACTGACCGCCGACCACTTCCCCGCCACCAGCGACTTCTTCGAGCGCGCCTCGTACGGCAGGTTCGCGCTGCGCCCCCACCCGCACCGCCAGTGGGTCGAGATGCCGCACGACTCCCTCTCGTACGCCATACGGCGCGACTGGAACCCCAAGCGCCGCGCCGCCTACCTGCGCGAAGCGGTCGCCGCGGCCGATCCGCACGTGGACTTCTCGCGCTACGACGTCGTGTACTTCGTCGCCGACCCGGACGCGCCCGGCGTCGACTCGGACGCCACGAAGGTGGTCAACTTCGACCGGCCGATGCGGGCCGACGGCACGGACATCCGGCGCATCGTCACCGTCTTCGAGCGGCATCCGCCGGACCGCAACGTCCTGGCCCACGAGACGGGCCACGTCTTCGACCTGCCCGACCTCTACCACCGTCCCACCGACGGCAAGGGCGACTGGGACACCCACGTCGGCGACTGGGACGTCATGGGCAGCCAGTTCGGGCTCGCCCCCGATCTCTTCGGCTGGCACAAGTGGAAGCTGGGCTGGCTGGAGCCGCGGCAGGTGCGGTGCGTGGGCGCGGGGACGGAGCGGCTCACCCTGGAGCCGCTGGCCGCCCCCCTCGCGCCGGGGGCCCTCGGCGGCACCCGGCTCGCCGTGGTCCGCACGGGCCGGGACACCGTGCTCGCCCTGGAGGCCCGTGGCTCCGTGGGCAACGACCGTGCGACGTGCACGGAGGGCGTCCTCGTCTACGAGGTGCGGAACGGGACGGCGTCGGGCGGCGGCCCCGTCGAGGTCGTCGACGCCCACCCGGAGACCGAGGCCTGCTGGGGCGACTCGGTCTACCCGCAGCTGGCGGACGCGCCGGTGCGGGCGGGGGAGAGCTTCACGGTGCCGGACCACGACGTGCGGGTGGAGGTGGCGGGGCGGACGGCATCGGGGGCGTGGACGGTGCAGGTGACGACGGGCTGA
- a CDS encoding decarboxylase produces the protein MDVSFLGGPHPQRGVGVVAPFDFVLDRELWRWIPDEVSLHLTRTPYVPVEVSLDLARLVSEHETLAEAVRALTAAEPEVLAYACTSGSFVGGTPGERAMCEAMTREGAVASVTTSGALLEALDELGARRIALVTPYTWSVTQSLEEYLAEAGASVTGRAYLGLTRHIWKVPYRDVADMARRAVLGSDGGVDCLFISCTNLPTYDVIPQLEAELRMPVISANQVTMWSALRRLGTRAVGPYQALIDPTARPGASPLNPPAPPQGLPEVPPAEGGGWT, from the coding sequence ATGGACGTCTCTTTCCTCGGCGGACCACACCCACAACGCGGTGTAGGTGTGGTCGCCCCTTTCGACTTCGTCCTCGACCGCGAACTGTGGCGCTGGATCCCGGACGAGGTCTCCCTCCATCTGACCCGGACGCCGTACGTGCCCGTGGAGGTCAGCCTCGACCTCGCCCGCCTGGTCAGCGAGCACGAGACCCTCGCCGAGGCGGTCCGCGCACTGACCGCCGCCGAGCCCGAAGTCCTCGCGTACGCCTGTACGTCGGGCAGCTTCGTCGGCGGCACGCCGGGTGAACGCGCGATGTGCGAGGCCATGACCCGCGAGGGCGCGGTCGCCTCGGTGACCACGTCCGGCGCACTCCTGGAAGCCCTCGACGAACTGGGCGCCCGGCGCATCGCGCTCGTCACGCCGTACACGTGGTCGGTCACGCAGTCCCTGGAGGAGTATCTGGCGGAGGCGGGCGCGTCCGTCACGGGCCGCGCCTACCTCGGTCTCACCCGGCACATCTGGAAGGTTCCCTACCGGGACGTCGCCGACATGGCGCGCCGTGCGGTCCTCGGCAGCGACGGGGGCGTGGACTGCCTCTTCATCAGCTGCACCAACCTCCCCACGTACGACGTCATCCCGCAACTGGAAGCGGAACTGCGGATGCCGGTGATCTCGGCGAACCAGGTGACGATGTGGTCCGCACTGCGTCGGCTGGGTACCCGTGCGGTAGGGCCCTATCAGGCACTGATCGATCCGACGGCGAGGCCGGGCGCGAGTCCGCTGAACCCGCCGGCTCCGCCCCAGGGCCTGCCCGAAGTACCACCCGCAGAAGGAGGAGGCTGGACGTGA
- a CDS encoding LLM class flavin-dependent oxidoreductase: MDPTDDGIRGERHGTAPVPLSVLDLVTVGAGRTATDALRTSVDIAKLAEARGYHRYWVAEHHSMPGVASSSPAVILAHLAAHTGRIRLGSGGVMLPNHAPLVIAEQFGTLEAMAPGRVDLGLGRAPGTDGATAAALRRTDRLNEGADDFPQQLAELVRFLDDDFPDGHPYRRIHAVPGPVQATSPGGVQSPHRPPVWLLGSSGFSARLAGALGLPFAFAHHFSAQNTIPALDLYRESFKPSALLDAPYAVIGVSALATDDENEARRQVMAAALNMVRLRTGRPGLVPTPEEAEAHRFTEMERDFITSWNSNVIHGTPDQVRTGLDDLAKRTGADELMLTANAHSGEARLRSYDLIASAYGLPEA, from the coding sequence GTGGACCCGACCGACGACGGCATCCGCGGCGAGCGGCACGGCACCGCGCCCGTGCCCCTGTCCGTGCTCGACCTCGTCACCGTCGGCGCGGGGCGCACCGCCACCGACGCGCTGCGCACCAGCGTCGACATCGCCAAGCTGGCCGAGGCCCGCGGGTACCACCGCTACTGGGTCGCCGAGCACCACTCCATGCCGGGCGTCGCCTCGTCGTCCCCGGCCGTGATCCTCGCCCACCTCGCCGCCCACACCGGCCGCATCCGGCTCGGCTCCGGCGGCGTCATGCTGCCCAACCACGCGCCGCTCGTCATCGCCGAACAGTTCGGCACCCTGGAGGCGATGGCCCCGGGCCGCGTCGACCTCGGCCTCGGCCGTGCCCCCGGCACGGACGGCGCGACCGCCGCCGCCCTGCGCCGCACCGACCGGCTCAACGAGGGCGCCGACGACTTCCCGCAGCAACTCGCCGAGCTCGTCCGCTTCCTGGACGACGACTTCCCCGACGGCCACCCCTACCGCCGCATCCACGCCGTCCCCGGCCCCGTCCAGGCGACCTCGCCCGGCGGCGTCCAGTCCCCGCACCGACCGCCGGTCTGGCTGCTCGGCTCCTCCGGCTTCAGCGCCCGCCTCGCCGGCGCCCTCGGCCTGCCGTTCGCCTTCGCGCACCACTTCTCCGCGCAGAACACGATCCCGGCGCTCGACCTCTACCGCGAGTCGTTCAAGCCCTCCGCGCTCCTCGACGCCCCGTACGCGGTCATCGGCGTCTCGGCCCTCGCCACCGACGACGAGAACGAGGCCCGCCGCCAGGTCATGGCCGCCGCCCTGAACATGGTCCGCCTGCGCACCGGCCGCCCCGGCCTGGTGCCCACCCCCGAGGAGGCGGAGGCGCACCGGTTCACGGAGATGGAGCGGGACTTCATCACGTCCTGGAACTCCAATGTCATCCACGGCACCCCCGACCAGGTCCGCACGGGCCTGGACGACCTCGCCAAGCGCACGGGCGCCGACGAACTCATGCTCACGGCCAACGCCCACAGCGGCGAGGCGCGCCTGCGCAGCTACGACCTGATCGCGAGCGCCTACGGACTGCCGGAGGCGTAG